The Anolis carolinensis isolate JA03-04 chromosome 1, rAnoCar3.1.pri, whole genome shotgun sequence genome window below encodes:
- the kiaa0408 gene encoding uncharacterized protein KIAA0408 homolog encodes MALQTHLESTTERDWNKEKMELLERFDNERKEWECQWKVMQKKIEELYQEVKLRRESNMNAFENKAIHSKAPPPARSPSLEWTKTPGQNNSSPDKESFPIKAEKESKDTRNKRRNHVFAKDHLVLESCKESKDCPGLKPSKNYTQDLNIALKELAKVSEDLCSYQEEIRKKSNNKRKKFYPSLGESAETENTLITAQEMNHVHQSVSQPASILFEIEKQNNNKNLIGTSLKEIPSSALTGVEKSTFLLWQTRDAPPVPPRSTSRHLASSLAQVSEAFVKDLGQWSGSPTKESPDANAFNHPSFAKQRDAPVSPSVLSGPSVATTGSIEKGDPSLECKPMSGFCHNTWSCDASKVGGCAQNGSSQPVQKSCSDGNMMPSKHLLKCQNNVHCTRDCYTPICDTLGDSGYGTGKTQRNETLEAKIDEFNRTVFHTDKAQKCLQQNQALSVPPGDPKLCCLQQDGLPSKTQNEESLGVLNRKPSFKKDEKPCTPSKNIKTTGQQKQLNGLLSGYHHMLHEHAWRPSNLSGRPRSADSRSNYGVVEKLLKNYERSASLWNSNFHQEQWVSTEAKFVEGGCEKASHYFEMLQGDQGKQEQQKTSVKHIGIYTKNSKEKQKFPEVSVPVKQSNGKGFSRPARPANRRLPSRWASRSPSAPPVMRETALNELS; translated from the exons ATGGCCCTACAAACCCATCTGGAGAGCACAACCGAGAGGGACTGGAATAAAGAAAAGATGGAATTACTGGAGCGTTTTGACAATGAGAGGAAAGAGTGGGAATGCCAGTGGAAGGTCATGCAGAAGAAAATAGAAGAG CTTTACCAGGAGGTAAAATTAAGACGTGAGAGCAACATGAATGCCTTTGAGAATAAGGCTATTCATAGCAAGGCACCACCACCAGCTCGTTCCCCCTCTTTAGAATGGACTAAAACCCCAGGACAGAATAATTCTTCTCCAGACAAAGAAAGTTTTcccatcaaggcagaaaaagaaagcaaagacacAAGAAACAAGAGGAGAAACCATGTTTTTGCAAAAGATCATCTTGTCTTGGAGAGTTGCAAAGAATCCAAAGACTGCCCAGGCTTGAAACCATCCAAGAATTACACTCAGGATCTCAATATT GCTCTTAAAGAACTTGCCAAAGTAAGTGAAGACTTGTGCAGCTACCAAGAAGAAATCCGTAAAAAGTCCAACAACAAAAG AAAGAAGTTCTACCCTTCCCTGGGAGAATCTGCAGAAACAGAAAACACACTAATTACGGCACAAGAAATGAACCATGTGCATCAGAGTGTTTCACAGCCAGCTTCAATTTTATTTGAAATagagaaacaaaataataataagaatttgATTGGTACTAGCTTGAAGGAAATTCCATCTAGTGCTCTTACTGGAGTTGAGAAAAGCACCTTTTTACTCTGGCAAACAAGAGATGCCCCTCCTGTTCCTCCTAGAAGCACTTCTCGACATTTAGCAAGCTCTCTGGCCCAAGTTTCTGAAGCATTTGTCAAAGATTTAGGGCAGTGGAGTGGCAGTCCGACCAAAGAGTCTCCAGATGCAAATGCATTTAATCATCCATCGTTTGCCAAGCAGCGTGATGCTCCAGTGTCCCCAAGTGTGCTTAGTGGCCCTTCTGTAGCTACTACAGGATCCATAGAGAAAGGGGATCCATCCCTTGAATGCAAGCCTATGTCAGGTTTTTGTCATAACACCTGGTCCTGTGATGCAAGCAAagttggaggttgtgctcagaaTGGCTCTTCACAGCCTGTCCAGAAAAGCTGTTCTGATGGGAACATGATGCCCTCAAAACACCTTCTAAAATGTCAAAACAATGTACATTGTACCAGGGACTGTTACACTCCTATATGTGACACCCTAGGGGATTCTGGATATGGAACTGGAAAAACTCAGCGCAATGAAACCCTGGAAGCAAAAATTGATGAGTTCAACAGAACTGTGTTTCATACAGATAAAGCTCAAAAGTGTTTGCAGCAGAACCAGGCACTTTCTGTACCACCAGGAGATCCTAAACTCTGTTGCCTCCAACAAGATGGTCTGCCTAGCAAAACACAAAATGAAGAATCACTGGGTGTTCTGAATCGCAAACCATCTTTCAAGAAGGATGAAAAACCTTGCACACCTagcaaaaatatcaaaacaacagGACAACAAAAGCAACTGAACGGACTTCTTAGCGGCTACCATCATATGCTTCATGAGCATGCTTGGAGGCCAAGTAATTTATCTGGTCGTCCACGATCAGCTGATTCTCGGTCCAACTATGGGGTTGTTGAAAAGCTTCTGAAGAACTATGAAAGATCAGCCTCCTTATGGAACTCAAACTTCCACCAAGAGCAGTGGGTGTCAACAGAAGCCAAATTTGTTGAGGGTGGTTGTGAAAAGGCAAGTCATTATTTTGAAATGCTCCAGGGTGACCAAGGAAAGCAGGAGCAGCAGAAGACCTCAGTCAAGCACATTGGGATTTACACCAAAAACAGCAAAGAGAAGCAGAAATTCCCTGAG GTTTCTGTTCCAGTTAAACAGTCAAATGGGAAAGGCTTTTCTCGACCAGCGCGGCCGGCAAACAGGCGTTTACCTTCCAGATGGGCCTCAAGATCACCCTCAGCACCACCAGTTATGAGAGAAACAGCTCTGAATGAACTCTCTTGA